A portion of the Magnetovibrio sp. genome contains these proteins:
- a CDS encoding recombinase family protein gives MLRWTCSKSIYSTSSPPCFSMVEVLGLEALVMGKKAAFYLRVSTTRQAEKDLSIPDQRRQAEEYCQRKGWDITAKFVEPGASATDDKRPAFQRMIDEASLHPSPFDVVIVHSFSRFFRDAYQFEFYRRKLAKHGVEVVSITQELGDDPMDNMVRQILNLFDEYQSKETAKHVLRSMKENARQGYWNGSHPPYGYKAVPVEVRGGITKKKLQIEENEAAIVRDVFALCLKGKGIRAIAHTLNGKGLRYRKGRNFGVSLIHKILTHTTYMGVHHFNKTDSKTRKAKDPSEWVAFDTPVIIANDTFERVQDLLAKRRPSNTPPRIVNGPTLLTGIAKCGTCGGGMTLRTGKGGRYRYYTCNTRATEGKTACEGRNMRMEKLDELVLDQLEKHLFTEERLELIIAELLKRTANQTEDLHREETQLRKSLRETEAKIDRMLDAIAEGLVGNTDGFKRKLSALEQQRDELLRQASSKNRRRDLPIQKLTPENIEQFAEAARQKLRDPDSSFRKGYVGLFVERIDVMDQEIRISGPNAAIAAEALKATKPGTDGVPSFVPKWWAHKDSNLGPAD, from the coding sequence ATGCTGAGATGGACCTGTTCGAAGAGCATTTACTCGACATCCTCACCGCCATGTTTCAGCATGGTTGAGGTCTTAGGCTTGGAGGCATTGGTTATGGGTAAAAAAGCAGCTTTCTATTTGCGCGTTTCGACAACGCGCCAAGCGGAGAAGGATCTTTCCATCCCCGACCAACGCCGCCAAGCCGAAGAATACTGCCAACGCAAAGGCTGGGATATCACTGCGAAATTCGTTGAGCCCGGAGCGTCAGCTACGGATGACAAACGCCCCGCCTTCCAGCGCATGATTGATGAGGCATCGCTTCACCCTTCACCGTTTGATGTTGTGATCGTTCACAGCTTTTCCCGATTCTTTCGGGACGCCTACCAATTTGAGTTTTACCGCCGCAAACTGGCAAAGCATGGCGTGGAGGTTGTCTCGATCACGCAAGAACTTGGCGATGACCCCATGGACAATATGGTCCGCCAAATCCTCAACCTGTTTGATGAGTACCAGAGCAAAGAGACCGCCAAACACGTTTTGCGCTCAATGAAGGAAAATGCCCGTCAGGGGTATTGGAACGGTTCCCATCCCCCTTATGGATACAAGGCTGTTCCCGTCGAAGTTCGCGGTGGGATCACAAAAAAGAAACTTCAAATCGAAGAGAACGAAGCGGCGATTGTTCGCGACGTCTTCGCCCTGTGTCTCAAAGGCAAAGGCATTCGCGCCATAGCCCATACGCTGAATGGAAAAGGTCTTCGATATCGTAAGGGACGTAATTTTGGCGTCAGTTTGATCCACAAAATATTGACCCACACCACCTATATGGGTGTCCACCACTTCAACAAAACGGATAGCAAGACGCGCAAGGCCAAAGACCCTAGCGAGTGGGTAGCGTTCGACACGCCCGTCATCATCGCCAACGACACCTTTGAGCGCGTGCAAGACCTGCTTGCGAAACGCCGTCCCAGCAATACCCCGCCACGCATTGTGAATGGCCCGACGCTCCTTACTGGAATTGCCAAGTGCGGCACCTGTGGGGGCGGCATGACGCTCCGCACAGGCAAAGGAGGACGCTATCGCTACTACACCTGCAACACACGGGCAACGGAAGGTAAGACCGCCTGTGAGGGACGGAACATGCGTATGGAAAAACTGGATGAATTGGTCCTTGACCAACTCGAAAAGCACCTGTTCACCGAAGAACGCCTCGAGCTCATTATTGCGGAACTTCTTAAACGTACAGCAAATCAAACAGAGGACCTGCACCGGGAAGAAACACAGTTGCGCAAGAGTCTTCGAGAAACAGAAGCCAAGATAGACCGCATGTTGGACGCGATCGCCGAAGGGCTCGTTGGCAATACGGATGGCTTTAAACGCAAACTATCAGCCCTGGAGCAACAGCGAGATGAGTTGCTTCGTCAGGCGAGCTCAAAAAACCGTCGCCGAGATCTGCCAATTCAAAAGCTAACACCGGAAAATATTGAACAATTCGCAGAAGCAGCCCGCCAAAAGCTCCGTGATCCGGATAGCTCATTCCGGAAAGGCTATGTCGGTCTATTTGTAGAACGCATTGATGTTATGGACCAAGAAATCCGGATTTCCGGGCCAAATGCCGCAATTGCCGCCGAAGCCCTAAAGGCGACAAAGCCGGGCACCGATGGGGTGCCCAGCTTTGTTCCGAAATGGTGGGCGCACAAGGACTCGAACCTTGGACCCGCTGATTAA